AAAAGCTTTCAAATTATACCCAAATCCTTCTACGGATTTTGTTATCATAGACAATGTAGAAAAAAACTTAAAGTTGAAGATTAATGATCTTTCAGGGAAGGTTTTATTTGAAACATTAACATCGGATAAAACTTTAAAAATAGATGTGAGCAGTTTTGCAACCGGACAATATATTTTAAGTGTAGAAAACTTTAAACCAGAATTTTTATTAAAAAATAAATTTTCAGCTTATAATAAAAAAACGGCTTCAGAATCTGAAGCCGTTTTTTTATTTCTTTAAAACGATGGGTAAAATTTCGTTGAGTCGTAAACCATATTTTTTTATTTCTGCATCAGAAAATTGTTGTGAATAAAAATTAGCTTCAACTTCAAAACCAGCATCTTTAAGTCGGTCAAAATAATCCATTCCGTACCAACGAACATGATCGTACTGTCCGAAGTGTTTTTGCCTTTCTTTTGGATCTTTTATAGTGAAATCTTCATAGGTTTTTTCCAAAGAATTTTTCATCGGAACCTGAAGAATTCCCCAGCCTCCCGGTTTCATTACTCTGTATAATTCGCTCATTGCTTTTGCATCATCCTGAATATGTTCTAAAACATGATTACAAAAGATAATGTCAAAACTTTCATTTTCAAAAGGTAAATCTAAAATATCAGCTTTCACATCTACAATCGGTGAATATAAATCGGCTGAAATATAGTTGAGATTACTCATTCTTTTAAATTTTCTCAAAAATTCCTGTTCGGGAGCAATATGCAGAACTTTATAATTTTTAATGAAAAAATCGGTTTCATTCTGAAGGTACAGATACATTTGACGATGCCTTTCGAGACTTAAAGTTCCCGGAGACAACGCGTTCTCTCTTTGCTTTCCGTATCCGTAAGGTAAAAACTTTCGGTAAGATCTTCCATCGATAGGATCGTAAAATTTATCCCCTTTAAAAAACTGATAGATCAACGGACGCGCCCAAATACTCATCTTGATAAGCATCGGACGAGGGATTTTATTTAATAAAAACTTAGTCAGCTTTTTCATTAAAAATCCAATTGAAATGGCTTTTCTTCATCACTTACAATACCCAAAGCATCGTAAATATATTTGAAAGTTGATAATAAAACAGGTTTACCGTTGATGACACAAACATCATGCTCGAAGTGTGCAGAAGGTTGATTGTCTAATGTTGTAACAGTCCATCCATCATTATGGAATTTTACTTTTTCAGTACCTAAATTAATCATCGGCTCGATAGCAATTGCCAAACCGTCTTTAATTACTTTTCCGCTTCCCTGTTTTCCGTAATTCGGAACTTGAGGATCTTCATGCATTTTCTTTCCTAAACCGTGACCAACAAGCTCTTTCACAACTCCGTACCCTTCTTTTTCGCAATGTTTTTGAATAGCGTGAGAAATATCACCGATTCTTTTTCCTCTGATGCATTGCTCAATTCCTTTGTAAAGAGATTCTTTAGCAACTTTCAGTAATTTTTTGGTTTCAGGTTTTACTTCACCGATTTCAAAAGTATAGGCGTGATCACCAACATAACCGTTAAGAATAGCGCCACAATCTACAGAAAGTACATCGCCTTCTTTGATCTCTTCTTTATTTGGAAAACCGTGAACTACTTGTTCGTTTGGTGAAATACACAAAGAATTTGGAAAACCTCCGTATCCTAAAAATGCAGGTTCGGCACCGTGATCTTTAATAAAATCGTGTGCTAATTTATCTAAATATAAAGTAGTAATTCCCGGTTTGATTTCTTTTGCCAACATTCCTAACGTTCTGGAAACCAATTGGGCACTTTCTTTCATAAGACGAAGCTCGTCTATTGTTTTTAATTGAATCATGTAATTAATGTAACAATTTAAAAGTTTGACAATGTAACAATTATCATTGGTAAATTGCTACACTGCTATATTGTTAGATTTATTCTTCTACCAGAATAATCCTTTTTTCTTTTCTTTTTTCAGTTTTGAATATGCTAAAACCTCTTTCCCTTCTACACGAAACTCAATTCTTTCGTTGATGATATTGTAAATTTCGCCCCAACCTGGAAAACCGCCTAAGTTTCTGTCGTCAATAAACCAATCTGCATCCAATTTTCTAGACTGAGTTTCAGCATCAAAAACTTCTCCTTCAAAACTTGAGTTAACTGCATAAAACTCAATACCGTTCTGTCTGCAAAACTCTACAGCTTCATCCAAAGTCTTACCATGTCTGTACGTCCAAAGTATCAGTCTAAAACCTTGAGCCTGAAGTTTTTTAAGTGTTTCGAAAGCGAAAATCTTAGTTTTTCCAATTGCAGGATATGCGTCATCTACGATAGTTCCGTCAAAATCAACAGCAATTTTTTTATTATTTAACATTTTGTTGCGTTTTTAGCTGGGCAAAGATACTAAATAAATAAAAAGTGCCGAAAAACTCCGACACTTCAATTTATAATTTATTGTTAAAATCTAATTATTTTTTAACCCAGTTGAATTCAAACTGCAAATCTGGAGTAGAAATTCTATCTGTAATTTTCTGTAATCTTGATGGAAGCTTCATCAGATATTCCTGAGCTTTTTCTGCCTTTTCTGTAAGACCCGTAATATGCTCAATTTTCCATTCGTCAAGAAGGTCTTTCATGATATTGATATAATCCTGACCTGTGTAAACCATGCATCTTTGTGCTGCATCTGAGAAATGTCCCCAAAGTTCACCCGCTTTCTGACCAGATTGTCTCATCATGTGAGCCGGCATAACGATTTTTTTACGCATCATGTCTTCAAATGCTAAAATCATTTCCGAAGGATCTAATTCTAAAATTTTTGCTACGAAATGCTTGTAAGCTTTTGCGTGTCTTGCTTCATCTGCTGCAATTACACCACACATTTTTGCTAATTTTCCGTTACCAGTTTGTTTTGCCAAAGTACCTACTCTTCTATGCGAAACGTTGGTTGCTGTTTCCTGAAAACTTGTGTAGATAAAGTTTCTGTAAGGATCCATACTTGTTCCGATGTCAAAACCATCACTAATAAGATATTGGGTGGTAATTTCCATCTGTCTCATGTTTACTCTACCACATAAATACAGATATTTTCCAAGTAAATCACCGTGTCTGTTTTCTTCGGCAGTCCAAGATCTGATCCAGCTTGCCCAAGTTGGTCCGCTTTTTTCCTGATCAATTCCGTCAACGCTCATTAGCCAAGATTCGTAAGAAGGTAATGCTTCTTCAGTAATACAATCCCCAATCAATGTTACAAAAAGATCATAAGGCATTTCTTGAGCGAAAGTTTGAATTTCTTCTAAGTCATGTTTAAAATCAGAACTAGAAGGATCTGGTAAATAATCTGAAGGCTGCCAAATTTTCTCAATTGGAGTCAAAAACTTATCGAGAAAAGAACCAACTTCCTTTTCCAAAATACCCATTACTTCTTTTCTTACGAGAGCATTATACATCAAATAATATATTTATAATTTACAAAGATAAGGTTTATTTGTTATTTGTGACATAATATAATATGTAAGTCATACTATTTCTGACATAAATCATAAAAAATACCGCTATCACTATGATAACGGTATTTTTTTGATAATATTATTTCACTTTTAGCTCACTAAAACATCTCCTGTCATAATTGCAGGAATTTCTACACCCATTACCGATAAAATTGTTGGCGCCATGTCTCCTAATTTTCCTGGTTTCAATTCCCATTTTTTATCTTTATCCATCACAATTAAAGGAACTAAATTGGTTGAATGCTGCGTATTTGGAGAACCATCTGAATTAATCATAACATCAGAATTACCATGATCTGCCAAAATAAAAACGGCATAACCGTGTTCGTAACCCATTGTTGCAACTTTTTCGATGCATTTATCTACCGTTTCGGCTGCTTTTACTGCTGCTTCAAAAACTCCGGTGTGACCTACCATATCGGTATTTGCAAAGTTTAAACATACAAAATCAGCAGTTTCATTTTCCAGTTCAGGTAAAATTGCATTAGTAATATCATAAGCCGACATTTCAGGCTTTAAATCGTAAGTTGGTACATCTTTCGGGCTTGGACAAAGCAATCTTTTTTCGCCATGAAATTCTTCTTCACGACCTCCTGAAAAGAAAAACGTAACGTGAGGGTATTTTTCAGTTTCAGCAATTCTGATCTGAGTTTTTCCGTTTCTTTCTAAAACTTCACCCATTGTATCTTTTAAAACTTCTTCGTCAAAAACGACGTTTACGTTTTGATACGTTTTATCATAATTGGTTAGCGTAACATAATGAAGATTCAGCTTTCGCATGAAATATTCAGGCATATCGTGCTGACAAAGAACTTCTGTAATCTCACGACCTCTGTCTGTACGGAAATTAAAGCAAATCACTACATCATTATCAACGATTTTTCCTACAGGAACAACGTTTCCAATCTGTGTTTCTTTAACCAAAATAATTGGTTTGATGAATTCATCGGTAACATTTTTGTCATAAGATGCTTTGATTGCTGCAAGTGCATTGGTTGTCTGCAAACCAACTCCTTCAACCATTGCGTCGTAAGCTAATTTTACACGTTCCCATCTTCTGTCACGATCCATTGCGTAATATCTTCCGATAACAGAAGCTACTTTTCCGGTTGTGTGACTCATGTGTTCCTGCAATTCTTCAATAAATCCTAAACCTGAATGCGGATCGCAATCTCTACCGTCTGTAAAAGCATGAACGTAAACATTTTCATTTAAACCAAAATCTTTTGCCGCAGACAAAAGTCCTTTTAAATGATTGATATGTGAATGTACTCCACCGTTGGAAACCAAACCGATAAAGTGTACATTTTTATTTTCTCTTTTGGCATAAGCAAAAGCCTCCTGAATTACTTTTTCCTGTCCTAAAGTTCCATTTTCGACAGCCATATTTAGTTTTACCAAATTCTGGTATACTACTCTACCTGCTCCCAAATTCATGTGTCCTACTTCAGAATTCCCCATTTGTCCGGCCGGAAGACCAACTGCCAAACCGCTCGCTTCTAAAGTTGTATGTGGAAATTTTTGATAACAGCTATCTATGAATGGTGTATTTGCTTGAGCTAATGCAGAAACTTCAGGATTTGTTCCCAAACCCCATCCGTCAAGTATTGCCAATATTGCTTTTTTAGACATTTTAATTTGATTTTTAAACAAACAAATTTATTGATTTTAAAGTGAATTGAAGAATTTTCAAGGTTTAAATTTTCCTTAAAAGTTTAAAGGAAACTATTCCAAATAGTCAATCTAACTTAGAATTCTTATTGATTATTCGTTATTGATTATAATACTTAATTTTAACGCAAAGGTCGCTAAGATTTTTTTTAAGAACTAACTGTTATTAAGTTCGCAAAGGCGAAGAATTCTAAGAATTTTCATTTATAATAGATCAGAGAAAATCAGTTTTTTTTTAAATGATATTTAGGATTGAAATTAAATTATCCCGAATTATAAATATTATTTTTAATTTTGTTTTATGGATTTAAGAGACCAACTAAAAAACCTTTTTCCTGAGCATGAAGAGCAGGATTTTCAAATGCCCGAAGAAGAATTTAAGCAGAAAGAACCTCTGGTTTGTAAATTTGAAAAGAAAGGCAGAAACGGAAAACCTGTAACTATTGTAGAAGGTTGGCAAGGCAGTGAAGACGATTTGAAAAAGATTTCAAAAAAAATAAAAACCACTTTGGGAATCGGTGGTTCTGAAAAAGACGGAACAATTATTATTCAGGGAGATAACCGTGATAAAATTATGGCGATTCTAAAAGATTTGGGTTATAAAACTAAAAGAGTCGGCGGATAGATTATATTAGGTTTTAGGTTGCAGTTGATAGGTGATAGTTTACAGTATGAATTCAAGTTTTAAAACTGAAAAGCAGGCATAAATATTTTCAGGAAATTATTTTTAATAATGTATAAATAAAAAAAATTGCCATCGACAAAGAACATGACGACAGCAAAAGAGAAAGTGTAATTATTAAAACACAAATCTAAGATTTCAATATTACCGTAACTTTAATCTTAAATTAAATAAAGATTATCTTTTGATTGATCTGCTTTTTTTAAAACAAAATTCTTATCTTCACTTCCCTTTTTTAATAAAATAATTATGCTAAATAAACTTGCAGCTTCAGAATTGGTTCTGAACGAAGACGGAAGTGTATATCACCTTAACCTTTTGCCGGAAGATATTGCCAACAAAATAATTTTGGTAGGCGATCCGGACAGAGTTCCAAAAGTTTCAAAATACTTTGATAAGGTAGAAATCAAAAAAAATAAAAGAGAATTCTATACCCACACAGGAACTTTGCGTGGTGAAAGAATTTCTGTAATGTCAACCGGAATCGGTACCGAAAATATCGATATCGTAATGAATGAACTTGATGCTTTGGTGAATATCGATTTAAAGGAAAAAGAATTTAAATCTGAACATCAATCATTACAACTATTCAGAATGGGAACTTGCGGAAGTGTAAATCCTGATGTGCAGGTTGACAATATGCTGGTTACTCAAAATGTAGTTGGGCTTGACGGTTTGATGCATTTTTATCAGGATTATCAGTTTGAAAATGAGTTTTCAAAAAATTTCTTTGAAAAATTCCCGTACGAAAAAATTAAGCCCATGCTTTATTTCTCTGAGTGGTCTGAAGAATTGGGAGAATTGTATAAAGATGCCAAATATCACGGAAATACAGCTACTTTCCCGGGGTTTTATGCTCCACAAGGAAGACAGCTTCGTTTAAAAGCTTTGGATGATAAATTCCTTGAAACTTTAAATGATTTAGGAATTACCAATTTTGAAATGGAAACATCTGCAATTTATGCTTTTTCAAAATTGTTGGGCCACAAAGCGATTACCGTAAATAATGTGATTGCCAACAGAAGACGTGGTGAGTTTTCATCTGATCATCATGCTTCTGAAAAGAATTTGATTGAGTGGGTTCTCGACAGAATTATTAAATAATAAAAAAAAGGATTGCGAGTTGCAATCCTTTTTTAGTTTTTATTAATATGGGCAATTTTTTTCGTATTCTTTTATGATTCCTGCATAAAATTCGAGATAAGCACGAAGCATATAGTCTCCGATAACCTGCTGCGTTCGATTGTGTTTATAGCCTTGTTTTTTTGCATCATCATAAGCCTGTTTACGGACTTGTTTAAATCTTTCGTTAATTTCTTTTCTGAAACTTTTTTCTTCTAATTTCGCTTCAAAAACATTCATGTATTTTTGGAAATCAGGACAATTTCTTCCTGCATATCTAAAACTCTGCACCATTCTGTCGTACATCGAACCTATACTGAAAAGGCTCATTTTATCGTAATCTACAGGCATCAAAGCAAAATCATCTTTTGCATTTCTGATATAAAACTCTGAATAGGCATAATTGCAGATTGAATTGGTACAAATATCTATATTAGAGCCAAAAATCTGAATTTTCCCATCATATAACAATGGTTGAAAAGATCTTTTTCTTTTGTCCTCAACTTTGCCGTTTTTATCTACATACTTCATGTCTAATCTTTCGATGGCACTGGTAACATCATCATGATCATCAAATATTTTCAGAGATTTTACATCTTTAGCACTTAATTTTTCTGCCGAAGAACTTTGTGTTTTTTTATATTCAAAACTGTAGATATTATCTTTATCAAAAAAGCCCGGATATGTACCATTTGGGTAATTGTAACCGACAAAAAAGCCATTTATTTTTGAGCCATCCTCCATTACAAATTCAGCTTTCGGTTGTTCTTTATCCTGTTTCTTCCCATAATATTGTTGGGAAGAAATCTTCGCTGTACTAAAACAAAGTAAAGACAGTAGTATTTTAATCTTCATAAAATTGATTATAGTTTTTTATTAAAATCAAATATAAAAAAAATTATGTTTTTTTTAACTTTTATAAAATTATTTAGGAATACTTCTTGCCTATTCTTAAACATAACACTTAAATATTAACATTATGGAAAACCAGGATTATAACAAAGCTGAAAAAGCAGTAGACAACACTGAAAACTCTTTAAGAAATGCAGCAACCGATGCAAAATGGAAAATCAGTGATTTGGCAGACAAAGCCAGAGATTATATCAACGAAAAAAGAAATAACGACGAAGAAGCAAACCATGAAGGTTGGCTAGACAGGGTAAAAGCTAATGCAGCAGATACGTGGGAAGATATTAAAGACGGAGCCAATGATGCTTGGGAAAAAACCAAAGATGCAGCAGAAGATGTGAAGGCAGAATGGAACAAAAAAACGAACTAAGTTTATTAGTCTTTTATATATTATCAAAGAAAAACGGAGTCTTTTTAGGAAGGCTTCGTTTTTTATTATGTTCTAAACACAAATTATTGCTACATTTGTGGGATTAATAAACATTAAAGAATTATGTCATACGGTTTACTTAAAGGCAAGAAGGGAATTATTTTTGGAGCCCTTAATGAACAATCTATCGCATGGAAAGTTGCTGAAAGATGCCACGAAGAAGGCGCAGAATTTATCCTGTCAAACGCTCCGATTGCTCTTAGAATGGGAGAATTGAACGGTTTAGCAGAAAAAACAGGTTCTGAGGTAATCGGTGCAGACGCAACTTCTATCGAAGATCTTGAAAAACTTTTTGATGCTGCTGTTGCAAAATTTGGTAAAATCGACTTCATCCTTCACTCAATTGGTATGTCTATCAATGTGAGAAAAGGAAAGCATTATACAGAAATGAACTACGATTGGTTGGAAAAAGGTTGGGATATTTCAGCAGTTTCTTTCCACAAAGTAATGAGAGTGGCTTACGAAAAAGACTGTATGAACGAATGGGGAAGTATTTTGGCACTAACTTATATTGCTGCTCAAAGAACATTCCCGGATTACAACGATATGTCTGATAACAAAGCTTATCTGGAAAGTATCGCAAGAACTTTCGGAAACTATTGGGGTGAAAGAAAAGTACGTGTAAACACGGTTTCTCAGTCTCCTACTCCAACTACTGCAGGAAGCGGTGTGAAAGGTTTCGGAGGTTTCTTAGGGTATGCTGAAGATATGTCTCCACTAGGAAACGCTACGGCTCTTGAATGCGCAGATTATTGCGTAACTCTTTTCTCTGATTTAACGAAGAAAGTAACGATGCAGAATCTTTTCCATGATGGAGGATTCAGCAGCTCTGGAGTTACTCAGAAAGTAATCAGCAAATATGATGTTGAATAAGTGAAATTTTCACTCTGAATATTAAATCCGAAATATTTTGTTTCGGATTTTTTTTGATAGTTATCTAGCCTTTTGTGATAAATAAATTCGGCGGAGCCAAAGGCTCCGCTGAATTTTAATTAAAAATATTAATATGAAGTGTACTTTGTATTAAAGTTTTGAGTTTTATGTTATGAGCTATTCTATTTTTTTAAAGCAAAGTTTTATTTTAAAAAAAATCTGATTTTTAGGGAGGAAAAGACGAATCAATTCCATTGATTTTATGAAGCTTACTTAATCAGCGACTTGTCGCAATTCTTTGCTCCTTAAAATTTTTGAACGTAATATTTAAAACTTTTCGTTAAAAATCCAATTTACATTATTCTCAAAGTTTGTCATTCTGAGGAACGAGGAATCTCTAATAATGATGTTGAGATTCTTCAATCCGCTACACTTCTTTCAGAATGACAAACGTTATATTTTGTTACAACCAAAAGCGGGTTTTATCCCGCTCTTAGTAATAAAAACTATTATTTATTTTGACCAATTAATTCTTTTTGTCTGAACATTTTGAGAATCGGTTCCTATCATAATGTCAAAATCTCCGGCTTCCCAATCATAATTCAATTCATCATCATAAAATTTCAGATTTTCTGGAGTTAATGTAAAATTAATGGTTTTAGTTTCTCCTTTTTTAATGAAAACTTTTTGAAAACCTTTTAATTCTTTTACAGGTCGTACTACTTTTCCAAATAAATCTCTGATGTACAGCTGCACCACTTCTTCCCCATCGTATTTTCCGGTGTTAGAAACATTTACACTGATATTTAAAGTCTGATTTCCTTTCAGGTTTGTTGAACTTAAATTCATTTCAGAATATTTAAATTGAGTATAACTTAAACCATAACCAAATGGGAATTTAGGATCATTATCCAAATCGATGTAGGCTGAAACATAATTTCTGTCGGTGTTGTTTTTTGCAGGTCTTCCTGTATTATAATGGTTATAATAAACAGGAATTTGTCCTTCTGTTCTAGGAAAAGACATTGGAAGTTTTCCACCTGGATTTACCGTTCCAAAAAGAACATCTGCAATAGAATTTCCGGCTTCTGTACCCAACCACCAAGTGTAAACAATGGTTGAAATATTATCTGCAGCCCAATCAAAAACCAAAGGTCTTCCTGCATTGACCATTAAAACAATTGGTTTTCCCGTTTTAGCAATTTCTTTTAAAAGTTCTTCCTGAACTCCCGAAAAATGAATATTGCTTCTGCTTTTCGCCTCTCCGCTCATCGCATGACCTTCGCCTAAAGTCATAATCACAACGTCTGCTTTTTTTGCCGTTTCTACAGCTTCAGCAAACATAGATTTATCCTGATCATCAACATTAGCGCCTTTGGCGTACAATAAAGTCGAATTTTTATCTAATTGATTTTTAATTCCATCAAACTGAGTAACAATTCTTTGATTGTCATCTTTAAATGCAATCGACCAGAAGCCATGATTGGCAACTGTCTCTTTTCCGAAAGGACCAATTAAAGCCACCGTTTTAATAGATTTTGAAAGCGGAAGAATATTTTTTTCATTTTTAAGCAGAACAATAGATTTTGAACCAAATTCTCTCCCGAATCTTCTATTTTCCTGATTGTTTAATTGTTCTTTCTGTCTTTTTTCGCTGCTGAATCTGTAAGGATCATCAAATAATCCCATTTCAAATTTTTTGACCAAAATTCTTCTCGTTGCGTCATCAATAAATTTTGGATCAACTTTCCCTTCTTGAACTAATTTTGGAAGTTCAGCC
Above is a genomic segment from Chryseobacterium mulctrae containing:
- the bglX gene encoding beta-glucosidase BglX gives rise to the protein MKKIYFILAFTAFGFNAFGQKTIDQKVSELLSKMTLEEKVGQLVQYSGFEYATGPQNSNSATVLEEIKKGKVGSMLNVAGAEETKKFQELALKSRLRIPLLFGQDVIHGYRTTFPVNLGQAASWDLKLIEKSERIAATEASAYGIHWTFAPMVDIARDPRWGRVMEGSGEDTYLGMQIGLARIKGFQGKGLGNLDAIMACAKHFAAYGAAVGGRDYNSVDMSLRQFHETYLPPFKAAAEAGVATFMNSFNDINGIPATANKYILRNLLKDQWNYKGFVVSDWGSIGEMVPHGYAKDSKEAAEKAMNAGTDMDMESRAYMAELPKLVQEGKVDPKFIDDATRRILVKKFEMGLFDDPYRFSSEKRQKEQLNNQENRRFGREFGSKSIVLLKNEKNILPLSKSIKTVALIGPFGKETVANHGFWSIAFKDDNQRIVTQFDGIKNQLDKNSTLLYAKGANVDDQDKSMFAEAVETAKKADVVIMTLGEGHAMSGEAKSRSNIHFSGVQEELLKEIAKTGKPIVLMVNAGRPLVFDWAADNISTIVYTWWLGTEAGNSIADVLFGTVNPGGKLPMSFPRTEGQIPVYYNHYNTGRPAKNNTDRNYVSAYIDLDNDPKFPFGYGLSYTQFKYSEMNLSSTNLKGNQTLNISVNVSNTGKYDGEEVVQLYIRDLFGKVVRPVKELKGFQKVFIKKGETKTINFTLTPENLKFYDDELNYDWEAGDFDIMIGTDSQNVQTKRINWSK
- a CDS encoding BT0820 family HAD-type phosphatase; protein product: MLNNKKIAVDFDGTIVDDAYPAIGKTKIFAFETLKKLQAQGFRLILWTYRHGKTLDEAVEFCRQNGIEFYAVNSSFEGEVFDAETQSRKLDADWFIDDRNLGGFPGWGEIYNIINERIEFRVEGKEVLAYSKLKKEKKKGLFW
- the gpmI gene encoding 2,3-bisphosphoglycerate-independent phosphoglycerate mutase, producing the protein MSKKAILAILDGWGLGTNPEVSALAQANTPFIDSCYQKFPHTTLEASGLAVGLPAGQMGNSEVGHMNLGAGRVVYQNLVKLNMAVENGTLGQEKVIQEAFAYAKRENKNVHFIGLVSNGGVHSHINHLKGLLSAAKDFGLNENVYVHAFTDGRDCDPHSGLGFIEELQEHMSHTTGKVASVIGRYYAMDRDRRWERVKLAYDAMVEGVGLQTTNALAAIKASYDKNVTDEFIKPIILVKETQIGNVVPVGKIVDNDVVICFNFRTDRGREITEVLCQHDMPEYFMRKLNLHYVTLTNYDKTYQNVNVVFDEEVLKDTMGEVLERNGKTQIRIAETEKYPHVTFFFSGGREEEFHGEKRLLCPSPKDVPTYDLKPEMSAYDITNAILPELENETADFVCLNFANTDMVGHTGVFEAAVKAAETVDKCIEKVATMGYEHGYAVFILADHGNSDVMINSDGSPNTQHSTNLVPLIVMDKDKKWELKPGKLGDMAPTILSVMGVEIPAIMTGDVLVS
- a CDS encoding class I SAM-dependent methyltransferase; the encoded protein is MKKLTKFLLNKIPRPMLIKMSIWARPLIYQFFKGDKFYDPIDGRSYRKFLPYGYGKQRENALSPGTLSLERHRQMYLYLQNETDFFIKNYKVLHIAPEQEFLRKFKRMSNLNYISADLYSPIVDVKADILDLPFENESFDIIFCNHVLEHIQDDAKAMSELYRVMKPGGWGILQVPMKNSLEKTYEDFTIKDPKERQKHFGQYDHVRWYGMDYFDRLKDAGFEVEANFYSQQFSDAEIKKYGLRLNEILPIVLKK
- the map gene encoding type I methionyl aminopeptidase, whose product is MIQLKTIDELRLMKESAQLVSRTLGMLAKEIKPGITTLYLDKLAHDFIKDHGAEPAFLGYGGFPNSLCISPNEQVVHGFPNKEEIKEGDVLSVDCGAILNGYVGDHAYTFEIGEVKPETKKLLKVAKESLYKGIEQCIRGKRIGDISHAIQKHCEKEGYGVVKELVGHGLGKKMHEDPQVPNYGKQGSGKVIKDGLAIAIEPMINLGTEKVKFHNDGWTVTTLDNQPSAHFEHDVCVINGKPVLLSTFKYIYDALGIVSDEEKPFQLDF
- a CDS encoding enoyl-ACP reductase FabI, with product MSYGLLKGKKGIIFGALNEQSIAWKVAERCHEEGAEFILSNAPIALRMGELNGLAEKTGSEVIGADATSIEDLEKLFDAAVAKFGKIDFILHSIGMSINVRKGKHYTEMNYDWLEKGWDISAVSFHKVMRVAYEKDCMNEWGSILALTYIAAQRTFPDYNDMSDNKAYLESIARTFGNYWGERKVRVNTVSQSPTPTTAGSGVKGFGGFLGYAEDMSPLGNATALECADYCVTLFSDLTKKVTMQNLFHDGGFSSSGVTQKVISKYDVE
- a CDS encoding translation initiation factor, translating into MDLRDQLKNLFPEHEEQDFQMPEEEFKQKEPLVCKFEKKGRNGKPVTIVEGWQGSEDDLKKISKKIKTTLGIGGSEKDGTIIIQGDNRDKIMAILKDLGYKTKRVGG
- a CDS encoding nucleoside phosphorylase encodes the protein MLNKLAASELVLNEDGSVYHLNLLPEDIANKIILVGDPDRVPKVSKYFDKVEIKKNKREFYTHTGTLRGERISVMSTGIGTENIDIVMNELDALVNIDLKEKEFKSEHQSLQLFRMGTCGSVNPDVQVDNMLVTQNVVGLDGLMHFYQDYQFENEFSKNFFEKFPYEKIKPMLYFSEWSEELGELYKDAKYHGNTATFPGFYAPQGRQLRLKALDDKFLETLNDLGITNFEMETSAIYAFSKLLGHKAITVNNVIANRRRGEFSSDHHASEKNLIEWVLDRIIK
- a CDS encoding acyl-ACP desaturase; translation: MYNALVRKEVMGILEKEVGSFLDKFLTPIEKIWQPSDYLPDPSSSDFKHDLEEIQTFAQEMPYDLFVTLIGDCITEEALPSYESWLMSVDGIDQEKSGPTWASWIRSWTAEENRHGDLLGKYLYLCGRVNMRQMEITTQYLISDGFDIGTSMDPYRNFIYTSFQETATNVSHRRVGTLAKQTGNGKLAKMCGVIAADEARHAKAYKHFVAKILELDPSEMILAFEDMMRKKIVMPAHMMRQSGQKAGELWGHFSDAAQRCMVYTGQDYINIMKDLLDEWKIEHITGLTEKAEKAQEYLMKLPSRLQKITDRISTPDLQFEFNWVKK